CACCGGTGTCCCGAACACGCGCGTGAAGCGCACGTCGCCTTCCAACGTCACCGGCCCACCGGCGCTCCCCGAGAGGCCCAGGCCCGAGCCGCGCCGCACCGTCAGCGAACGCTCGGCATCGATCCAGCGGCGAACGCGCAGCCCCGGGCCGAGCGTCGCGTCGCCTTCGACGAGAATCGTGCGCGCTCGCAAGCGCTCGCCGCCGGAGGCGTTCCCCACCACGTAATGATCCCGCATCACGACGTCCTTGGGATAGTCGGCGCTGCCGCGGACGACCAGGACACGCGTGTCCGTGGTCCGGGCCTGATAGGGCAGCTCGTCGACCACGTGCACGTCGTCGTCCACGCGCGAGAGGACGTGCCCCGCCGGCGTACCGGCCGGCGCGTCGGCGAGCCGTCCGATCTTCTCGCGAAACGAGCGCGCGAAGAAGCGCGGCTCGCGAACGTACTCCGGCGTGAGGGGGAGCGCCGCGGCATCGCGCTTTCGCACCAGCTCCACGCCCGCCATGAAGAGCGGGGCGAAGAACACCGCGGCGAAGGCGATGATGGTCACCGTAAGGGAGATCATGCTCGTCCCGGCGCTTCCGGCCGCCGAGCGCGGCCGGTTTTGTCCCAGCGCACCGAACGGCTCTTGAGCACGTCGCCGATGGTATCGAACACGCCCGCGCTGACCGCGGCCGAGTTGAACAAGAAGAGCGTGAACAGCAGCGGCAGGAGATAAATGCGCTCGACGCCGCCGTCCAGCAGCTCGGCGGCGCCGATCTCGTACACCGGAGCGAAGTTCCCGACCGCATTGTAGCCGACGATGAAAAAGCCGATCAGGATCGAGGCGATGACCGGCATCGCCCCCATGTAGAACAGCACGACGTTCGCCGCGAGGCCGCCAAGCAGCAGCGGCGGAATCGCGTACACCAGCAGCAGCAGCACGCCGTCGAGACGCTGGATGAACGAGAGATGCTCGGACCGCACGATGGCGCTCAAGTTCCTGAGCATCGCCCGGTTGTGGCCGCGCGACCACCGGCGCAGCTGCCGGAAGCGCACCGACCACTGGTGCGGCACCTCTTCGTAGCACTCGGCGCGGTTGGCATAGACGACCTTCCAGCCTTGCGCGTACAAGCGCACCGTGAGGTCGGTGTCCTCGGCCAGGGTCTCTTCGTGAAAGCCGCCGATGCGCTCGACGAGCTCACGCCGGAACCCGCCCACGGTTCCGCCGTACTGCGGCAGCAGGTCCAGGTTGAAGCGTGCCTGCTGATCGACCTGGTAGCCGCCGGAGCGTTCCAGCGAGAGCAGGCGCGTGAGCAGGTTGCGGCCGGTGTTGCGCGGGACGACGCGACCCATCACCGCGCCGACTTCGGGATCCGTGAACGCCGCACCGAGCTCGCGCAGCAATCCCGGACCCGGCGTATAGTCGGCGTCGAACACCAGCACGATCGGGTGCTTGGCGATGCGCAGCACGACGTTGAGGCTGTTCTGCTTTCCGCGCGCGCCGCGCAGAACGTAGAGCGGCCGCACGATCGGGTGGCGGTCCGCGTACTCGGCCAAGATCGAGGTGGTCGCGTCCCGCGATTGATCGTCGATGGGGATGATCTCGAGGCGGTCCGGCGGATAGTCCGCGTTCAACAGTGCTTCGAGCGCATCGCGCGCGACCGTCGCTTCGTTGTGCATGGGGACGACGACGGTGATCGCGGGCAACTCGTCGTCGTACAGATCCTGGAACGAGGGGCGCTGCGTCATCGAGAGCCGGCTGATGCTGAACCAGAAGTGACGGACCGCGTACACGCACATGACCGCGATGACGATCACGACGTACGTTTGAAGCACGTGGGCGAAGAGCGACGTGTTCACAACCACACCCAGCCTTGCATCTTCCCTTGCATCCGGCGAGCCAGCGGGACGAGAAACAGCGTGAGGATCCCGATCAGGGGGATCACGTCGAAGAGCGGTCCGAACTGGAGGTAGAGATCCGACATCAGGATCGGCCCGCTATGCGAGAGCAGCGCGACGAAGGTTCCGTAGCGCACCATCGAGAGGACGATCTCGAACGCCAGCGAGCAGACGACGATCTCGACGATGGCCAGGGGGCCGAACGGGAAGAGCGCCGCGAACAGCGCGACTAAGGGCGGGACGATGACCCACGTCGCGATCGCCGTGTGCAGCATCAGCTGCGAGAAGTCGTCCGAGTCGTAGCCCAAATGCCCCGTGAAGTAGAGGTACGTCGCTTCGCCGCCCACGACGAGCGCGTTGAGGATCAGGAAGTAACGCAACGGAGGATAGACCGGACGAGCGATCGCGCACACGACGACGACGAGCGCGCACGCGACGATCCACAGGAGCAGATCGACCCAGCTGTGCGAGGGCATCGAGAAGTGCAGCGTCTGCAAGTCGTAGTGCAGAAACCGGTCGGGCTGCAGTGTCACCGGTACGCCGAAGGCCGTCAGCGCGCGCGCCAACTGCGATGTCGACGCGTTTGCGATGACACCGGCGAAGGCCAGCACCACGGCCGAGCCGAGGGCCGCGCAAATCAGCGCGGTGACGGTCGACCCGCGAGGGCGGACCAGGGTTCGGTAGGAGCGGTGCGGCAGGATCGGGCGATCCGGTGCGCGCGGCGCGTCGGCAATCATGGCAACTTCTTTGCAACAAGCAAACAGGAGCTGGTTCAAACGCCGGTCAGGCTACCAGACTTCCTGCTGCTTCTTACCGAACAAACTGTGCCTTGAAACACAATTTTTATACGATTCGCACCATCGCATACCGTGTCGAGAAGCGCCGCTCACTCGCTCTACGGCACACAGAAGCTCATTACGGCCAGATCGTCGAGCCGATTCGTCGTGGCGAACGCGTCAGGGCCAGGTGTAGTAGCGGGCGCAGCGCGTGTCGCCGCTCACGCACAGCGGGGCGGTGACGATCTTGGTGGCGCCGTCGCCGCCGGTGAGGACGATTGCGTAGGCGTGGTGCGCGTTGCCGATGCGCGCCACGTCGATCTCGCCCAGGCCGCTCTCGGGACTGCCCGCGTCGCGGTACACGAACGTCAGCGGCGGCCGCGCACCGAGCGTCGCCAACGTGGTCAGCGTGATCGCGCGCTCCGCTTCTGATTGGGAGCCGACGCCGCCCACGTACGCGCGCCAGGCCTCGTCGGCGACGCGCAGCCGCGCGGGGTCGGGCGTGGGGGGCGTCGCGAAGTCGCGCTCGAGCACCGGCACCTCGGCGACACCGTTCCAGAACCAGGCCCGCGTCAGTGCTTCGCAGCCGGCGCGCGGGACGCTCGCGTCGGAGGCCAGCAGATCGTTGAGCAGCGCGTACGCGGCCATGAACCGCATCCCGCCGATCGCCGCGTGCACGTCGTGCTCGTCGGCGCGATCGAGCGAGGAGACCGTTCCGTCGTCGGCGATCGCGGCGACGAGCCAGACCGGCGCGTTCGGCGCTCCGCCCGCCAGCAGCACGTGCTCGCCCGCGAAGTCGGGCGCCGCGTGCGCGGTGCGGAACGAGCGCACGACGACGCGCAGCGTCTGCGGATCGTCGACGAGCCCGCGGTGCGCGGGCAGCGCCGTGCGCACGATGCTCAGCACCTCGGCGTCGCTGCGCCCCGGCGGCCGCCGCGCGACCGCGACCTGATACGACCGCGATGCTTGGTCGCGGCCGCTCATCAGGCTGCAGAAGCGCGCGTAGGCCGGCGGCGGCGGCGATGCCGCGCGAGCCGGCGAGACAGCGGTCAGGAGCACGAGCCCGAGGAAAACACCGGTCGAACGCACCTCGCGCGGTTCCGCCTAGCCCGACGCCTTCCCCGCAGCCCCGCCGGCCTGCACGACCAGCGCGTCGGGGACGCGCATCTCGGCGTGCCGGTCCTCCAGGCGCAGCGTGTAGTGGCCCAAGTGCGGCACGCTCACGCACTGCTCGTCCTTCACGTCGGCGGTGCAGGTCAGCCCCGGCGTCTGGTCGGGTCCGGGCGCGTCTTCGACGCCGACGATCGCGTCGAGCCCCGTCCCAACCAGCGTGCACGGCGCCTGCGGATCGGACGGACACTCGATGTGACTCACGGCCGGCGCGCGTACGAAGGTCTCGGGCAGCGTGATCCAGTCGCTGCCGATCTTGCGCGCCGTGTCGACGAGCTGCACCTGTAGGGTGCCGAAGGCACGGTCGTGCAGCGCGTCGGCCGCGTCGAGCACGACGTTGAGCGCGCTGTCCGTCTGACGGCGCACGTCGGCATCGGGCAGCGTCGCCGCTTGCGGACCGTCGGCGCGCTGCGCGTCGCACGGAGCGCCGCTCGCCGGCGCTTGGCGCACGCGCACGGCGGCGCGCTCGGGCAGCGCGCCGCGCGCGGCCAGGACCAGCGGCAAGGGCTGCGTCGAAAAGACCTGCCCGGCGCCGCCCGCGGCGGGCTCGAGCGCCGGCCGTGGCGTCGCGACCATGGTGCTGAAGATCTCGCCGGGTGCGCCGTCGCCGGGCAGCAACTGTGCCGAAACGCTCGCACCCGGCGTCAACCCCGCGATGACGGGCCCGCTGAAGCAGGCGGCTTGCGCGGTCGATCCGTCCGTGCGCACGTACGTCGCGCCGTCGAAGCGCACGCCGGCGATCGTCTGCAAGCGCGTTCCGGTCAGGAACAACGAACGGTCGCCGAGATAGGCTATCGGTTCGCTCGCCGCGTCGACCTGCGCGGGCGGCGGCGCGATCGCGATCGTCGCGTCGTCTTCGAGCGCGACGCGGTGCAGGGGGTCGTCTTCGTACAGGCGCAGCGTCGCCGCGCCGGCGACCGCCGCCGGCGATCCGCGCAGCTCGACGCGCCGGTCGTCGCGCCGTTTGATCGTCAGCGACACCGGTGCGCCGCTGCCTTGCTGCAGCTCGGCCGCGGTGAGGCACGCCGCCGAGCCCGAGCTGGCGAGCAGATCGAGATCGCGGCCCGCGGTCGGCGGCTGGTGCGGCATCGGCGCCACCGTCCACGCCGCGCGCACCGGCAGCGCGATGCGCGCCTCGTCGCTCGTCCCGGTCCGCAGCGATCCGAAGCCGTAGCCGCCGGTCAGCCGCACGTCGTACCCGCCGTCACTCGCGCCGTGCAGCGCGTCGCGCGCCAGGACGGGCGCATCGACCTGGTGCGGATCGAGCGGAACGGCATACGGTGCGCCGCCGTCGGGCGTCACGAGCAACGCCGTGTCGTGCACGTACGGCGAGGTACGATCGACGTGCAGCGGTACGTCGAGCCGCGGCGTTGTCGCGCACACGCCGGTCGAGGCCGCGTCGTCGACGACGGCCGGCGGCAGCTGCGCGGCACCGGGGTCGCCGATGGTGAAGAACAAGACGTCGGAAGCGGCAGCCGGCGGACGCAGCGTCGGCACCTTCATGCCGAGCAGCTCCTGCGGATGCTGCGCGGCCGGGACGCCCGGCGCGCCCATCGCCAGCGTGGTCGGCAGATACTCGTAGTCGTGATGACCGTTCTGTGCGAACAGGTGCCAGACGGTCAGCAACGGGACCAGGAACGCGGCGATCGTCGTCGGTGCGGCGGCGCCGGCGACGCCGCCGAGAAACTGCGCTTCCGTGGGCGCTTCGATGTTCGTCTGGTAGCCGATGCTCTGCACGCTCGACTGCACGCACGCGGTGACCTCGGCCGGCGTCCCGCCGGCGGCGTAGCAGGCCTGCACCACCGCCGGGCTCGCGCCGAGCGAGGTCGCGATGTCGATGACGCGCTGCTGCGATGCGACCGTGTCGATCGCGCCCTGCGAGAGCGAGCCGAGGAAGTCCGCGAACCATTGATACCGTTCGATCGCCGCGTTCGAGGAGACGGCCATGTCCTTGAACTCGGTCGGGTGCGCGTCGACGTAGTCGCGCACACCGTCCATGCCGCGCGTCTTGTCATCCTCGGGCACGATGAAGACGACCGGGATCCCGCGCCGGTCGCCCACGCCGTAGGTGAAGCGCAGGTCGGCGACCGGACGCGACGGCCTCGCCGCGTGCCGGCCGCGCTGGCGCGGCGCGACGAACAGTCGGTCCCACGGACCACTGGTGGGGAAGAGCCAGTGCTGCGGCGCCGCCTCGGTGAGGAAAGCGACGTTCACGTGATAGTTGACCTGCGCCGGCGGCCGGACGAAGTCGACGAAGCGGATGTCGACCTGATCGCCGGGCTCGAGTGCCGGCACTTCGGCCGCGGGCAGGCGCACGCGTCGTCCGTCGATCACGCGCGTGACGGTCGCGTCGATCCGGGCGCCTGCTTGCGGGCCGGCACTGGCGACCGGGAACGCGAGGGCTGCCGACGACGGCAGCGAGCGCACCGTCGTCGTCAGCAGCAGCGTTACCAGCATTGCGGCGATCGAGCTGCGCTTCATCGGGAAGATGCAGTTGCCGTCTCGCGCCGGCCGCGCCTCCCGGCACCGCCGAGCGAAGCGAGAGGGGGTCGGGGACGCGTGCGCGCATGCAGGCCCCACCATGACCCTGTTCCGTTCCGCGCTGCTGCTGGGGCTCGCGTTCGTCCTCACCGCGCAAGCCCCGCAGCCGCCGGCGCACGCCGGCGCCGACGGCGACGTCCTCAAGGCGACGCTGGACAATGGTCTGCGCGTCGTCATCGTGCGCAATCCGCTGGCGCCGGTGGTCTCGACCGACCTGACCTATCTGGTCGGCTCGCGCGACGATCCGCACGGCGTGCCGGGCATGGCCCACGCGCAGGAACACATGATGTTCCGCGGGACCACCGAGCTGAACACCGCGCAGCTGGGCACGATCGCGACCGCGCTCGGCGGCGACTTCAACGCCGAGACGTCGGACACGATCACGCAGTATCAGTTCACGGTGCCGGCAGCCGACCTCGACGCGGTGCTGCGCATCGAGTCCGATCGCATGCACGACGTGCGCG
The window above is part of the Candidatus Sulfotelmatobacter sp. genome. Proteins encoded here:
- a CDS encoding polymer-forming cytoskeletal protein, with the translated sequence MISLTVTIIAFAAVFFAPLFMAGVELVRKRDAAALPLTPEYVREPRFFARSFREKIGRLADAPAGTPAGHVLSRVDDDVHVVDELPYQARTTDTRVLVVRGSADYPKDVVMRDHYVVGNASGGERLRARTILVEGDATLGPGLRVRRWIDAERSLTVRRGSGLGLSGSAGGPVTLEGDVRFTRVFGTPVRTAANGGAIPAAPHLPGAEIVDAESVHAADIVARGDLHIRPGARVHGSVKCHGRLVVGAGAVVDGSVTVRGNVHLGAGAQVTGHVFSEASIVLSHEARVALEGARKSVYAARRIVLGPEVTVWGWVFAERGGRTTGA
- a CDS encoding glycosyltransferase family 2 protein, which produces MNTSLFAHVLQTYVVIVIAVMCVYAVRHFWFSISRLSMTQRPSFQDLYDDELPAITVVVPMHNEATVARDALEALLNADYPPDRLEIIPIDDQSRDATTSILAEYADRHPIVRPLYVLRGARGKQNSLNVVLRIAKHPIVLVFDADYTPGPGLLRELGAAFTDPEVGAVMGRVVPRNTGRNLLTRLLSLERSGGYQVDQQARFNLDLLPQYGGTVGGFRRELVERIGGFHEETLAEDTDLTVRLYAQGWKVVYANRAECYEEVPHQWSVRFRQLRRWSRGHNRAMLRNLSAIVRSEHLSFIQRLDGVLLLLVYAIPPLLLGGLAANVVLFYMGAMPVIASILIGFFIVGYNAVGNFAPVYEIGAAELLDGGVERIYLLPLLFTLFLFNSAAVSAGVFDTIGDVLKSRSVRWDKTGRARRPEAPGRA